The Vicinamibacteria bacterium genome includes a window with the following:
- a CDS encoding DUF2461 domain-containing protein — MAATPYFTPDLFRFLSELKAHNERDWFQKNKDRYERSVRDPFLRFIADLGPRLKKISPEFVADPSPVGGSMMRIYRDTRFSKDKTPYKVAIAAHFPHAKGKEGATPAFYLRLQPGDCSVGAGIWHPEADALKRIRQAIVDDTKTWQRITQGHDFRSSCGMAGESLRRAPLGFDPKHPLIEDIRRKDFGARALLDDRRVTSPRFPEDVLDAFKTTAPFVEFLTEAIGLKF; from the coding sequence ATGGCCGCGACCCCCTACTTCACGCCCGACCTGTTTCGCTTCCTGAGCGAGCTCAAGGCCCACAACGAGCGTGACTGGTTTCAGAAGAACAAGGACCGCTACGAACGGTCGGTGCGGGATCCGTTTCTCCGCTTCATCGCCGATCTCGGGCCCCGGCTGAAGAAGATCAGCCCGGAGTTCGTCGCCGATCCGAGCCCCGTCGGTGGCTCGATGATGCGCATCTACCGCGACACCCGCTTCTCCAAAGACAAGACGCCATACAAGGTTGCGATCGCGGCGCACTTCCCGCACGCTAAGGGAAAGGAGGGTGCGACCCCCGCCTTCTACCTGCGGCTTCAGCCCGGAGACTGCTCGGTGGGCGCGGGAATATGGCACCCGGAGGCAGACGCCCTGAAGCGCATCAGGCAGGCGATTGTCGACGACACGAAGACTTGGCAGCGCATCACGCAGGGACACGACTTCCGATCCAGCTGCGGCATGGCCGGGGAGTCGCTCCGACGGGCGCCGCTGGGCTTCGATCCGAAGCATCCCCTCATCGAAGACATCAGGCGCAAGGACTTCGGCGCCCGCGCGCTGCTGGACGATCGGCGTGTGACGAGCCCCCGCTTCCCGGAGGACGTGCTCGACGCCTTTAAGACTACCGCGCCTTTTGTCGAGTTCCTGACCGAGGCGATCGGCCTCAAGTTCTGA
- the gap gene encoding type I glyceraldehyde-3-phosphate dehydrogenase gives MAIRIGINGFGRIGRNILRAALHDRELEFVAVNDITDAKTLGHLLKYDSILGNLPEEVRAEGDAIHVAGRSIKVLALKDPAQLPWKDLKVEYVIESTGLFTSAEKAKAHITAGAKKVIISAPAKDEDLTIVLGVNQDKYDPRKHVVVSNASCTTNCLAPVAKVLHDTFGIVKGQMTTIHSYTNDQRILDLPHQDLRRARAAAQSMIPTSTGAAKALHLVIPELKGKLDGVSIRVPTPNVSLVDLTVQLAKPAAAEEINAAFKKASAGPMKGILEVTDDELVSVDFRGNPASSIVDAPLTKVVDGNLAKVFSWYDNEWGFSNRVKDLLHFMAARDHA, from the coding sequence ATGGCTATCCGCATTGGCATCAACGGATTCGGGCGAATCGGGCGGAATATCCTCCGGGCCGCGCTCCATGATCGGGAACTCGAATTCGTGGCCGTGAATGACATCACGGACGCCAAGACGTTGGGCCATCTCCTGAAGTACGACTCGATCCTGGGCAACCTACCGGAGGAGGTCAGGGCGGAAGGCGACGCCATCCACGTGGCCGGCCGGTCGATCAAGGTCCTGGCCCTGAAGGACCCCGCCCAGCTCCCCTGGAAGGACCTGAAGGTCGAGTACGTGATCGAGTCCACCGGCCTCTTCACGAGCGCAGAGAAGGCCAAGGCTCACATCACGGCGGGGGCCAAGAAGGTGATCATCTCCGCGCCCGCCAAGGACGAGGACCTCACCATCGTGCTGGGTGTCAACCAGGACAAGTACGACCCCCGGAAGCACGTGGTGGTCTCCAACGCCTCCTGCACGACCAACTGCCTGGCCCCGGTGGCCAAGGTGTTGCATGACACCTTCGGCATCGTGAAGGGGCAGATGACGACCATACATTCGTACACGAACGACCAGAGGATTCTGGACCTCCCCCACCAAGATTTGCGGCGAGCCCGCGCCGCGGCCCAGTCCATGATCCCCACCTCGACCGGGGCCGCCAAGGCTCTCCACCTGGTCATCCCCGAGCTGAAGGGGAAGCTCGACGGGGTGTCCATCCGGGTGCCCACTCCCAACGTGTCGCTCGTGGATCTGACCGTCCAGCTGGCCAAGCCCGCCGCGGCCGAGGAAATCAACGCCGCCTTCAAGAAGGCGTCCGCCGGGCCCATGAAGGGGATCCTGGAGGTCACCGACGACGAGTTGGTTTCCGTGGACTTCCGGGGCAACCCCGCCTCCTCCATCGTGGACGCCCCCCTCACCAAGGTCGTGGACGGCAATCTGGCCAAGGTCTTCTCCTGGTACGACAACGAGTGGGGCTTCTCGAATCGCGTGAAGGACCTGCTGCACTTCATGGCGGCCCGCGACCACGCCTGA
- a CDS encoding phosphoglycerate kinase, which yields MPKQTVKDLRNLRGKRVFVRADFNVPLTKGAIRDDTRIRASLPTLQHLIQAGARLVLASHLGRPPKGPAPELSLGPVGVRLADLLGRPVMMAADCVGPQVRKMAGELAEGDVLLLENVRFHREEEANDPAFAARLIADSGAVVFVNDAFGSAHRAHASTEGVSHHVETSVAGLLMDKELRYLGMALEGRERPFVAILGGAKVSDKIQVIENLLPRVDALLIGGGMAYTFFRAQGLAIGKSLVEEERLELAKGLLIRGQGKLHLPSDHVVAAAFAADAEHHTSPVTEIPAGWMGLDIGPRTASAFAEIVGRAKIVLWNGPLGVFELEPFAEGTRAMARALAEGTGTTIVGGGDSVAAVTQMGLADRITHVSTGGGASLEFLAGDPLPGVACLEEA from the coding sequence ATGCCGAAGCAGACCGTCAAGGACCTTCGGAACCTTCGCGGAAAGCGCGTCTTCGTACGCGCGGATTTCAACGTCCCTCTCACCAAGGGAGCCATCCGCGACGACACCCGGATCCGGGCCTCGCTGCCCACCCTCCAGCACTTGATCCAGGCGGGGGCGCGGCTGGTCCTGGCCTCTCACTTGGGCCGGCCCCCGAAGGGGCCCGCCCCCGAGCTCAGTCTAGGCCCGGTGGGAGTCCGGCTCGCGGATCTGCTGGGCCGGCCGGTGATGATGGCCGCGGACTGCGTGGGTCCCCAGGTTCGGAAGATGGCGGGGGAACTGGCCGAAGGGGACGTTCTCCTGCTCGAGAACGTCCGCTTCCACCGGGAGGAAGAGGCCAACGACCCCGCCTTCGCGGCACGTCTCATCGCCGACAGCGGCGCTGTCGTCTTCGTGAACGATGCCTTCGGCAGCGCCCATCGGGCCCACGCTTCCACCGAAGGCGTTTCCCACCATGTAGAGACCTCGGTCGCCGGGCTGCTCATGGACAAAGAGCTGCGTTACCTGGGGATGGCTTTGGAGGGGCGGGAGCGACCGTTTGTGGCCATCCTCGGGGGAGCCAAGGTCTCGGACAAGATCCAGGTGATCGAGAACCTGCTCCCCCGCGTGGACGCGCTCCTCATCGGGGGTGGGATGGCTTACACCTTCTTCCGGGCCCAAGGCCTGGCCATCGGCAAGAGCCTGGTGGAGGAAGAACGCCTGGAGCTGGCCAAGGGCCTGCTCATCCGCGGCCAGGGCAAGCTCCACCTCCCCAGCGACCATGTCGTGGCCGCGGCCTTCGCGGCCGACGCCGAGCACCACACCTCTCCGGTGACGGAAATCCCCGCGGGCTGGATGGGCCTCGACATCGGACCCCGAACCGCGAGCGCATTCGCCGAGATAGTGGGCAGGGCCAAGATCGTTCTCTGGAACGGTCCCCTGGGGGTCTTCGAGCTCGAGCCGTTCGCGGAGGGGACGCGGGCCATGGCGCGCGCTCTGGCCGAGGGCACGGGCACGACGATCGTGGGGGGCGGGGACAGTGTGGCCGCGGTCACGCAGATGGGCCTCGCGGACCGGATCACCCATGTCTCCACCGGGGGGGGCGCCTCCCTGGAATTCCTGGCCGGCGACCCCCTGCCCGGGGTGGCCTGCCTCGAGGAGGCCTGA
- the tpiA gene encoding triose-phosphate isomerase, producing MRRPLIAGNWKMYKTIPEAVALAREVAAGAGSVPGEVEVLVAPPFTALHAVKQALGVSAVALGAQNVHWESEGAFTGEVSPLMLRDAGCTHVILGHSERRQLFGETDENVARKAVAALAQALTTILCVGETLAERESGRTMEVVERQVERALRALSPDQVAGLVIAYEPVWAIGTGRTATPAQAQELHSFIRKRVATSHGEPAAEAARILYGGSVKPENIGALMAEPDIDGALVGGASLVAQSFLKIVRYPSA from the coding sequence ATGCGGCGCCCCCTGATAGCGGGCAACTGGAAGATGTACAAGACGATCCCGGAGGCGGTTGCGCTGGCCCGGGAGGTGGCGGCGGGGGCGGGCTCCGTACCCGGGGAGGTGGAGGTCCTCGTCGCCCCCCCCTTCACCGCCCTCCACGCCGTCAAGCAAGCCCTGGGGGTCAGCGCGGTCGCCCTGGGCGCTCAGAACGTGCACTGGGAGTCCGAGGGCGCCTTCACGGGCGAGGTCTCGCCTCTCATGCTGCGGGACGCCGGCTGCACCCACGTGATCCTCGGCCATTCCGAACGCCGCCAGCTCTTCGGCGAGACGGACGAGAACGTGGCTCGTAAGGCGGTGGCCGCCCTCGCCCAGGCCCTCACCACCATTCTGTGCGTTGGGGAGACCCTGGCCGAGCGGGAGTCGGGGCGGACGATGGAGGTCGTGGAGCGCCAAGTGGAGCGGGCGCTGCGTGCCCTCTCCCCCGACCAGGTGGCGGGACTGGTCATCGCCTACGAGCCGGTCTGGGCCATCGGCACCGGGCGTACGGCCACGCCCGCCCAAGCCCAAGAGCTGCATTCCTTCATCCGCAAGCGGGTGGCCACCTCGCACGGAGAGCCCGCGGCGGAGGCGGCCCGGATCCTCTACGGGGGGAGCGTCAAACCGGAGAACATCGGCGCGCTGATGGCCGAGCCCGACATCGATGGCGCCCTAGTAGGCGGGGCCTCGCTGGTTGCCCAGTCCTTCCTCAAGATCGTCCGCTACCCCTCGGCCTGA
- a CDS encoding alpha/beta fold hydrolase has protein sequence MDPLPPPALPPWIEAMLPGGLRRCRVEVGGYRMHVMEVGQGRPVLLLHGNPTWGFLYRKVAAALAGDPLRLIMPDLIGLGFSDKPRRGAEHQLERHAAWLGALLDGLDLHDPVFVLQDWGGPIALRALADRPRLAGGLVILNTVVGPPRPGFRPTAFHRLARLPGLSQLLFRGFGFPQNALHRVQGDPRTIRGSVARAYRFPLAGLRNNVAPLALARMVPDSAAHASIAALAEGQAFLEGFPGPVAIVWGDRDPVLGRVRSWIERLLPRARVTRTEAGHFLQEEVPAEIAEAVRFVAGRGWP, from the coding sequence ATGGACCCCTTGCCGCCCCCCGCCCTTCCCCCTTGGATCGAGGCCATGCTGCCGGGCGGGTTGAGGCGCTGCCGGGTGGAGGTGGGGGGATACCGCATGCACGTGATGGAGGTCGGCCAGGGTCGGCCCGTCCTCCTCCTGCACGGAAACCCCACTTGGGGCTTCCTTTACCGCAAAGTGGCGGCCGCCCTCGCGGGGGATCCCCTGCGTCTCATCATGCCCGACCTCATCGGTCTCGGCTTCTCGGACAAGCCGCGGCGGGGAGCCGAGCACCAGCTGGAGCGGCACGCGGCCTGGCTGGGCGCCCTCCTCGATGGCCTCGATCTCCACGACCCGGTCTTCGTCCTCCAGGACTGGGGCGGTCCCATCGCGCTCCGTGCCCTCGCCGACCGCCCACGCCTGGCCGGAGGGCTGGTCATCCTGAACACCGTGGTGGGCCCACCGCGGCCGGGCTTCCGGCCCACCGCTTTTCATCGCCTGGCCCGCCTGCCCGGGTTGAGCCAACTCCTTTTCCGCGGCTTTGGCTTCCCGCAGAATGCGCTGCACCGTGTACAGGGCGACCCCCGCACCATCCGCGGGAGCGTCGCCCGCGCCTACCGCTTCCCCTTGGCCGGCCTCCGGAACAATGTGGCCCCCCTGGCCCTGGCCCGCATGGTCCCCGACTCCGCCGCCCATGCCTCGATTGCGGCGCTCGCCGAGGGCCAGGCGTTCCTGGAGGGTTTCCCCGGCCCCGTCGCCATCGTCTGGGGCGACCGGGACCCCGTCTTGGGCCGGGTCCGGAGCTGGATCGAGAGGCTCCTGCCCCGCGCGCGGGTGACCCGTACCGAGGCCGGCCACTTCCTGCAGGAGGAGGTCCCGGCGGAGATCGCGGAGGCGGTCCGGTTCGTGGCCGGGCGGGGCTGGCCCTGA
- the secG gene encoding preprotein translocase subunit SecG has protein sequence MTIAFYLVMTLHVIACLFLIAVVLLQQGKGQDLASAFGGGGTQTAFGPRGSANVLSRATTVLAGVFMVTSLALSMVKPRARSVLDTVPSAAPLASPSPVAAASPKPLTPAPAAPASPPAR, from the coding sequence ATGACAATCGCCTTCTACCTCGTGATGACGCTCCACGTCATTGCCTGCCTCTTTTTGATCGCCGTGGTGCTGCTCCAGCAGGGGAAGGGTCAAGACCTGGCCAGCGCCTTCGGCGGGGGCGGGACCCAGACCGCGTTCGGCCCCCGCGGTTCCGCCAACGTGCTCTCCCGGGCCACCACCGTGCTGGCGGGCGTCTTCATGGTGACCAGCTTGGCCCTGTCGATGGTGAAACCCCGGGCGCGGTCCGTCCTGGACACCGTCCCCTCTGCGGCCCCTCTCGCTTCCCCAAGCCCGGTGGCGGCGGCCAGTCCCAAGCCCCTCACCCCCGCCCCCGCCGCCCCCGCGTCCCCGCCCGCGCGCTGA
- a CDS encoding VWA domain-containing protein translates to MSRGWLALILLVPALVLAQAPPSPPPRPSPPPSPSPSPAAEPAPSFPSQVELVTVDAVVTDKKGNPVPDLTKDEMQITEDGVPQTITSFETILLSPEPPPANPAPRPFVSTNTDPHVRTARTFVVVFDDIHLTPFMALRAKGAVGEFLKNGVREGDRVSVVATGGGAWWSTKMMAGRDELLTLVKRLDGRYIPDTSNDRMTDYEAMRIHMYRDAQVQQRVQRRYDTYGVNPAAGSNPTGSSTGSSSSLAGGEDPYITGKASEVYFAATTKNRITLETMERVLNALGTTKGRKSIILVSEGFIYDPNLDEFKRVLQASRRSNVAVYFLDARGLEGMPLAMTAQFGPALPEQDIGSAFMETIEASEGAESVAADSGGFTVRNTNDLAKGIQRIADELRAYYLLGYNPTNTARDGKFRKISLKLIGRKGLQVRARKGYYAATDAKPPARKPGTPDPIIQRALDSPYEEEAIPLRMSAYVMEEKLLGKAAVQVTTDVDVRGFAFEEKEGRLVDNLELLLVVAHRESGEYFRYDQNVEMKLYPQTRERLAKSWYPLVRDFELAAGGYQAKVVIRDKNSGRVGTLIHEFEVPDPSKFRISTPILSDIRHVPPDGGMGGPLGRLSRRSFAKGATLFCDVEVHGAAKDPKSGMPRVTMGYVVHGPDGSNFRAVSPSPISPTSLGRLMRRVGFSLEDAAPGEYEMVITLLDELSGKTLEDKEPFTVEPGEG, encoded by the coding sequence ATGAGCCGGGGCTGGCTCGCCCTCATCCTCCTCGTTCCCGCCCTGGTCCTCGCCCAGGCTCCGCCCTCACCCCCGCCCCGCCCCTCGCCCCCGCCCAGTCCCTCGCCCTCCCCCGCTGCCGAGCCGGCCCCCTCCTTCCCGAGCCAGGTGGAGCTGGTGACGGTGGACGCGGTGGTGACGGACAAGAAAGGCAACCCCGTCCCCGACCTCACCAAGGACGAGATGCAGATCACCGAGGACGGCGTCCCCCAGACGATCACCAGCTTCGAGACGATCTTACTTTCCCCCGAGCCTCCCCCCGCGAACCCCGCCCCCCGTCCTTTTGTCTCCACCAACACCGACCCCCACGTCCGCACCGCCCGGACCTTCGTGGTTGTGTTCGACGACATCCACCTCACGCCCTTCATGGCCCTCCGGGCCAAGGGAGCGGTCGGGGAATTCCTGAAGAACGGGGTGCGGGAGGGAGACCGGGTCAGCGTGGTGGCCACGGGAGGGGGCGCCTGGTGGAGCACGAAGATGATGGCGGGACGCGACGAGCTCCTGACCCTGGTGAAGCGCCTGGACGGCCGCTACATCCCCGACACGTCGAACGACCGCATGACCGACTACGAAGCCATGCGTATCCACATGTATCGCGACGCCCAGGTCCAGCAACGGGTCCAGCGCCGCTACGACACGTACGGGGTGAACCCGGCGGCGGGCTCCAACCCGACCGGCAGCAGCACCGGCAGCAGCAGCAGCCTCGCCGGCGGAGAAGACCCCTACATCACCGGCAAAGCTTCGGAGGTGTATTTCGCGGCCACCACCAAGAACCGCATCACCCTGGAGACGATGGAGCGGGTCTTGAACGCCCTCGGCACCACCAAGGGCCGCAAGTCGATCATCCTCGTCTCCGAGGGCTTCATCTACGACCCCAACCTGGACGAATTCAAGAGGGTCCTCCAAGCCTCCCGCCGCTCCAACGTTGCCGTCTACTTCCTGGATGCCCGCGGGCTGGAAGGGATGCCCCTGGCCATGACCGCGCAATTCGGGCCCGCGTTGCCCGAGCAAGACATAGGGTCCGCCTTCATGGAGACCATCGAGGCCTCGGAAGGGGCGGAGTCCGTGGCTGCGGACAGCGGCGGCTTCACCGTCCGCAACACCAACGACCTCGCCAAAGGCATCCAGCGCATCGCGGACGAACTCCGGGCCTATTACCTGCTGGGCTACAACCCCACCAACACCGCGCGGGATGGAAAGTTCCGCAAGATCTCGCTCAAGCTGATCGGCCGGAAGGGCCTCCAGGTGCGGGCGCGCAAGGGCTACTACGCGGCCACGGACGCGAAGCCGCCCGCCCGTAAGCCGGGGACCCCGGACCCCATCATCCAAAGGGCCCTGGACTCGCCCTACGAGGAGGAGGCGATCCCGCTGCGCATGTCGGCCTATGTGATGGAGGAGAAGCTTCTCGGCAAGGCGGCCGTGCAGGTGACCACCGACGTGGACGTGCGGGGCTTTGCCTTCGAGGAGAAAGAGGGTCGCCTGGTAGACAACCTGGAGCTCCTGCTGGTCGTGGCTCACCGCGAGTCCGGCGAGTACTTCCGGTACGACCAGAACGTGGAAATGAAGCTGTATCCCCAGACGCGGGAGAGGCTCGCCAAGAGCTGGTATCCCCTGGTTCGTGATTTCGAGCTGGCCGCCGGGGGTTACCAGGCCAAAGTCGTAATCCGGGACAAGAACTCGGGGCGGGTGGGTACGCTGATCCACGAGTTCGAGGTGCCGGACCCGTCAAAATTCCGCATCTCCACCCCCATCCTCAGCGACATCCGCCACGTCCCGCCCGACGGCGGCATGGGCGGCCCGCTGGGCCGGCTTTCCCGGCGGAGCTTTGCCAAGGGAGCGACGCTGTTCTGCGATGTGGAGGTCCACGGTGCGGCCAAGGATCCCAAGTCCGGCATGCCCCGGGTGACCATGGGCTACGTCGTGCACGGACCCGACGGCAGCAACTTTCGGGCCGTGAGCCCCTCCCCGATCAGCCCCACGTCGCTGGGAAGGCTCATGCGGCGCGTGGGCTTCTCGCTCGAGGACGCCGCCCCCGGGGAGTACGAGATGGTGATCACTCTTCTGGACGAGCTCTCGGGCAAGACGCTCGAGGACAAGGAGCCGTTTACGGTGGAGCCCGGCGAAGGCTAG
- a CDS encoding Rieske (2Fe-2S) protein: MSEFIRAIAASDLAPGTGTEISLGGRAVALFNVGGSFHAIGNTCLHRGGPLGQGFVEGPRVTCPWHGWSFDVTTGENVMNPELKVVQYEVKVEDGQVLVNLEPSR, translated from the coding sequence ATGTCCGAATTCATTAGAGCCATCGCCGCCTCAGACCTCGCCCCCGGCACGGGGACGGAGATCAGTCTGGGGGGAAGGGCGGTGGCCCTCTTCAACGTGGGCGGTAGCTTTCACGCCATCGGCAACACGTGCCTGCATCGGGGAGGGCCGCTCGGCCAGGGCTTCGTCGAGGGGCCACGAGTGACCTGCCCCTGGCACGGCTGGAGCTTCGACGTGACAACCGGGGAGAATGTGATGAATCCCGAACTCAAGGTGGTCCAATACGAGGTCAAGGTAGAAGACGGGCAAGTCCTGGTGAACCTGGAGCCTTCCCGATGA
- a CDS encoding pyridoxal phosphate-dependent aminotransferase, whose translation MSRVLSSDYMEWAKTRSGASFNLASSGVEAYPLAELPVRPEDLELTGSSFYGYPPLQERLAQRAGTTPDHVVAATGTSMANLLVLASAAEPGDEVLIEHPTYALLVDAARYLGLVVRRFPRRSEEGFRLEPDAVAAAISPKTRIVVLTNLHNPSNAFASEETLRAVGEIAQGVGARVLVDEVYREALAVLGRPTRSAFHLGPAFVATSSLTKAYGLGGLRCGWALADPDLVRRMWRLNDLFGVVPAHPAERLSVVALEHLDRVAARARALLETNRNVVNRFLASRADLSALPVDAGMIAFPRLLRGDVDGLCARLRDRYDTTVAPGLFFGLPDHFRLALGCGPPILAAGLERLGRALEEAPESP comes from the coding sequence ATGAGCCGGGTCCTCTCCTCCGACTACATGGAGTGGGCCAAGACACGTTCGGGGGCCAGCTTCAACCTGGCCTCCAGCGGAGTGGAGGCCTATCCGCTGGCGGAGCTGCCCGTCCGCCCGGAGGACCTGGAGTTGACCGGCTCCAGCTTCTACGGCTATCCGCCCCTCCAGGAGCGTTTGGCGCAGAGGGCGGGGACGACACCCGACCACGTCGTGGCCGCCACCGGCACGTCCATGGCCAACCTCCTGGTGTTGGCTAGCGCGGCTGAGCCCGGCGACGAGGTCCTGATCGAGCATCCCACCTACGCGCTGCTGGTGGATGCCGCGCGCTACCTTGGACTCGTGGTCCGCCGCTTCCCGCGGCGGAGCGAGGAGGGTTTCCGCCTGGAGCCCGACGCAGTGGCGGCCGCCATCTCGCCGAAGACCCGTATCGTCGTCCTCACCAACCTCCACAACCCCTCGAACGCCTTCGCCAGCGAGGAGACGCTCCGAGCGGTGGGGGAAATCGCCCAAGGCGTGGGGGCCCGGGTGCTCGTGGACGAGGTCTACCGAGAGGCCTTGGCCGTCCTCGGCCGGCCCACGCGCTCGGCCTTCCACCTCGGCCCCGCTTTCGTCGCCACCTCCAGCCTGACCAAGGCCTATGGCCTCGGGGGGCTGCGGTGTGGCTGGGCCCTGGCCGATCCCGACCTTGTTCGGCGTATGTGGCGTCTCAACGATCTCTTCGGGGTGGTGCCGGCCCATCCCGCGGAGCGGCTGAGCGTGGTGGCCCTCGAGCACCTGGACCGGGTGGCGGCCCGGGCCCGGGCACTGCTCGAGACCAACCGCAACGTTGTCAACCGGTTCCTGGCTTCCCGGGCGGACCTATCGGCCCTTCCCGTGGACGCGGGCATGATCGCCTTCCCCCGCCTCCTGAGGGGCGACGTGGACGGACTCTGCGCGCGACTCCGCGACCGTTACGACACCACCGTAGCCCCCGGGCTCTTCTTCGGCCTGCCCGACCATTTCCGGTTGGCCCTCGGCTGCGGTCCCCCCATCCTGGCCGCGGGCCTCGAGCGCCTGGGCCGGGCCCTGGAAGAGGCCCCTGAGTCTCCCTGA